A single region of the Solwaraspora sp. WMMD791 genome encodes:
- a CDS encoding DUF624 domain-containing protein, protein MNDLVAAQRQFGTGPLSRVAAIVYRLIVVELLLLAGVLPGLVPALLLARDPSNIPLYALCAVPLGPALSAALYALAQHRPDITDLNPAADFWRGYRTNFGGTLRLWLPLLAGLTVVAVNLAYFDAAGVPTWWAVLLVLIAVAATVWGGTALVITSLFAFRTRDVARLAAHFLTRTPSTSLGVLALTVVAAGTTAYTSEAVLALAGSVLTLLLLRTSRPMTTAIEKEFVR, encoded by the coding sequence ATGAACGACCTCGTCGCCGCGCAGCGGCAGTTCGGCACCGGGCCGCTGTCGCGGGTCGCCGCCATCGTCTACCGGCTGATCGTCGTCGAGCTGCTGCTGCTCGCAGGTGTCCTGCCCGGACTGGTGCCGGCGTTGCTGCTGGCCCGCGACCCCAGCAACATCCCGCTGTACGCGCTCTGCGCGGTGCCGCTCGGCCCGGCACTGTCCGCCGCCCTGTACGCCCTCGCCCAGCACCGCCCGGACATCACCGACCTGAACCCGGCCGCCGACTTCTGGCGCGGCTACCGCACCAACTTCGGCGGGACGCTGCGGCTCTGGCTGCCGCTGCTGGCCGGGCTGACCGTCGTCGCGGTCAACCTGGCCTACTTCGACGCGGCCGGCGTACCGACCTGGTGGGCGGTGCTGCTGGTGCTGATCGCGGTGGCGGCGACGGTGTGGGGCGGTACCGCTTTGGTGATCACCTCGCTGTTCGCGTTCCGCACCCGGGACGTGGCCCGGCTCGCCGCGCACTTCCTGACCCGTACGCCGAGCACCTCCCTCGGGGTGCTGGCGCTGACGGTGGTGGCGGCCGGAACCACCGCGTACACCTCGGAGGCGGTGCTGGCGCTGGCCGGTTCGGTGCTGACCCTGCTGCTGCTGCGCACCAGCCGGCCGATGACCACGGCGATCGAGAAGGAGTTCGTCCGGTGA
- a CDS encoding xylan 1,4-beta-xylosidase, whose product MPRTVVPEQSSGVLPDAWRACVGTGRLDLALRRDYQESLALVQREIGFRYIRGHGLLSDGVGIHRPYEHAGRRGVHHSFTYADQIVDAYLDLGIAPFIELGFMPDALASGDQTVFWWRGNVTPPRSETEWADLVRATIGNLVDRYGLEQVRTWPIEVWNEPNLDIFWQGADQAAYHRLYEVTAHAVKDVDAGLQVGGPAISPGADDWLVPFAEYVTDRGVPVDFVSRHAYTSGPAQHVPFGTHQTLMPADHLLEQFASPRKHLAGTALADLPVHITEFNSSYRPDNPIHDTAFHAAYLAPVVAAGGDLVDSFSYWTFSDVFEEVGIPAAIFHGGFGLLTHRQIRKPTYHLYAFLARMGRQVLARGADHLVTRDDTDGRVTVLAWAPVDVTDLDRSPQRHTVQLSVPVAAPAGSAFLLRSSVSDEDGNAWRAWCEMGRPRSPRPAQLDALRTAAEPARRHRALPVVDGRAEVDLTLARHEVTLVEITPVVDQTPPWCDDRRLLGGDGPA is encoded by the coding sequence ATGCCCCGGACCGTCGTTCCCGAGCAGAGCAGCGGCGTCCTGCCGGACGCCTGGCGCGCCTGCGTCGGCACCGGTCGACTCGACCTGGCGCTGCGCCGCGACTACCAGGAATCCCTCGCCCTGGTGCAGCGGGAGATCGGCTTCCGCTACATCCGGGGTCACGGGCTGCTCAGCGACGGTGTCGGCATCCACCGCCCGTACGAACACGCCGGCCGGCGCGGCGTGCACCACTCGTTCACCTACGCCGACCAGATCGTCGACGCCTACCTCGACCTCGGCATCGCCCCCTTCATCGAGCTCGGCTTCATGCCCGATGCGCTCGCCTCCGGCGACCAGACTGTCTTCTGGTGGCGCGGCAACGTCACCCCACCACGATCCGAGACCGAATGGGCCGACCTGGTCCGCGCCACCATCGGCAACCTCGTCGACCGGTACGGCCTCGAGCAGGTCCGTACCTGGCCGATCGAGGTGTGGAACGAACCCAACCTGGACATCTTCTGGCAAGGCGCCGACCAGGCCGCCTACCACCGGCTGTACGAGGTGACCGCGCACGCCGTCAAGGACGTCGACGCCGGCCTGCAGGTCGGCGGTCCGGCCATCTCACCCGGCGCCGACGACTGGTTGGTGCCGTTCGCCGAGTACGTCACCGACCGCGGCGTGCCGGTCGACTTCGTCAGCCGCCACGCGTACACCTCCGGGCCGGCCCAGCACGTGCCGTTCGGCACCCACCAGACGCTGATGCCCGCCGACCACCTGCTGGAACAGTTCGCCAGCCCGCGCAAACACCTGGCCGGCACCGCCCTGGCCGACCTGCCGGTGCACATCACCGAGTTCAACTCCTCCTACCGGCCGGACAACCCGATCCACGACACCGCGTTCCACGCCGCCTACCTGGCACCGGTCGTCGCGGCCGGCGGCGACCTGGTCGACTCGTTCTCCTACTGGACGTTCAGCGACGTCTTCGAGGAGGTCGGCATCCCGGCCGCGATCTTCCACGGCGGCTTCGGCCTGCTCACCCACCGGCAGATCAGGAAACCCACCTACCACCTGTACGCCTTCCTGGCCCGGATGGGCCGACAGGTGCTCGCCCGGGGCGCCGACCACCTGGTCACCCGCGACGACACCGACGGCCGGGTCACCGTGCTGGCCTGGGCGCCGGTCGACGTCACCGACCTGGACCGCTCGCCGCAGCGGCACACCGTGCAGCTGTCGGTGCCGGTCGCCGCGCCGGCCGGGTCGGCCTTCCTGCTGCGCTCGTCGGTCAGCGACGAGGACGGCAACGCCTGGCGGGCCTGGTGCGAAATGGGCCGCCCCCGCTCACCCCGGCCCGCCCAGCTCGACGCGCTGCGGACCGCCGCCGAACCGGCCCGCCGCCACCGCGCCCTGCCGGTCGTCGACGGCCGCGCCGAGGTCGACCTGACCCTCGCCCGGCACGAGGTCACCCTGGTCGAGATCACCCCGGTGGTCGACCAGACCCCACCGTGGTGCGACGACCGGCGCCTGCTCGGCGGGGACGGCCCGGCATGA
- a CDS encoding extracellular solute-binding protein, which produces MLTRSRRRYAAAAAGLLALSLGVAACGGDAESDAEDLDGNRVGAMESYGVGDQFTATEALSFSLLYNNHPNYQIDKEWLFWEELAKRTNVSLETVEVPLSDYEQKRGLLIGAGDAPFIIPKTYPGQESAYVSSGAILPVSDYIDLMPHFQDKVAKWNLQGDIDSLRQQDGKFYLLPGLHEDVWTDYTIAVRTDILAELGLEEPATWDEFRDMLRAMKAAYPDVYPMSDRWSIPTPLGALQNIIGPSYGYDTMGGWGYQNATFDREAQEFVFTGTMPEYKEMVEFLHSLVDEGLLDPESVTQDDDTAIQKLATGKSFVISTNAQTLVNDYRPALAQNNPNATISKITRPDSDVGSVKAGSRLENGIMISSEARESENFVAMMQFIDWLWYSDEGQEFAKWGIEGVTYTTDADGKRVLDADIDFIGLNPDGSKHLQKDFGFSNGVFAYGGTTDLLQSTFSEEELKFQEAMGQKETLPVSPPRPFSEEEREQATLWETPLKDYVQQQTLQFILGQRDLSEWDAYVTEVEGKNAQQYIDLVNGAYQRYKEEHG; this is translated from the coding sequence CGCCGCTACGCAGCGGCCGCCGCCGGGCTGCTCGCCCTCTCACTCGGCGTCGCCGCCTGCGGCGGCGACGCCGAGTCCGATGCCGAGGACCTGGACGGCAACAGGGTCGGCGCCATGGAGAGCTACGGCGTCGGTGACCAGTTCACCGCCACCGAGGCACTGAGCTTCTCCCTGCTCTACAACAACCACCCCAACTACCAGATCGACAAGGAGTGGCTGTTCTGGGAGGAGTTGGCCAAGCGGACCAACGTGTCGCTCGAAACGGTCGAGGTGCCGTTGAGCGACTACGAGCAGAAGCGCGGCCTGCTGATCGGCGCCGGCGACGCGCCGTTCATCATTCCGAAGACCTACCCCGGCCAAGAGTCGGCGTACGTCTCCAGCGGCGCGATCCTGCCGGTCAGCGACTACATCGATCTGATGCCGCACTTCCAGGACAAGGTCGCCAAGTGGAACCTGCAGGGTGACATCGACTCGCTTCGCCAGCAGGACGGCAAGTTCTACCTGCTGCCCGGCCTGCACGAGGACGTCTGGACCGACTACACGATCGCCGTGCGCACCGACATCCTCGCCGAACTCGGCCTCGAGGAGCCGGCCACCTGGGACGAGTTCCGGGACATGCTGCGGGCGATGAAGGCTGCCTACCCCGACGTCTACCCGATGTCGGACCGGTGGAGCATCCCCACCCCGCTGGGTGCGCTGCAGAACATCATCGGCCCGTCGTACGGCTACGACACGATGGGTGGCTGGGGCTACCAGAACGCCACCTTCGACCGCGAGGCCCAGGAGTTCGTCTTCACCGGCACCATGCCGGAGTACAAGGAGATGGTGGAGTTCCTGCACTCGCTGGTCGACGAGGGACTTCTCGACCCGGAGAGCGTGACCCAGGACGACGACACCGCGATCCAGAAGCTCGCCACCGGCAAGTCGTTCGTCATCAGCACCAACGCGCAGACCCTGGTGAACGACTACCGGCCGGCGCTGGCGCAGAACAACCCGAACGCCACCATCTCCAAGATCACCCGGCCGGACAGTGACGTCGGCTCGGTGAAGGCCGGGTCCCGCCTGGAGAACGGCATCATGATCTCCAGCGAGGCGCGCGAGAGCGAGAACTTCGTAGCGATGATGCAGTTCATCGACTGGCTCTGGTACTCCGACGAGGGCCAGGAATTCGCCAAGTGGGGCATCGAAGGGGTCACCTACACCACCGACGCCGACGGCAAGCGGGTTCTCGACGCCGACATCGACTTCATCGGGCTCAACCCCGACGGCAGCAAGCACCTGCAGAAGGACTTCGGCTTCAGCAACGGCGTCTTCGCCTACGGCGGCACCACCGACCTGCTGCAGTCCACCTTCTCCGAAGAGGAGTTGAAGTTCCAGGAGGCGATGGGGCAGAAGGAGACCCTGCCGGTGTCCCCGCCACGGCCGTTCAGCGAGGAGGAGCGCGAGCAGGCCACTCTCTGGGAGACCCCGCTGAAGGACTACGTCCAGCAGCAGACCCTGCAGTTCATCCTCGGCCAGCGGGACCTGTCCGAATGGGACGCCTACGTCACCGAGGTCGAGGGCAAGAACGCCCAGCAGTACATCGACCTCGTCAACGGGGCCTACCAGCGGTACAAGGAAGAGCACGGCTGA